The Mesotoga sp. Brook.08.105.5.1 genome contains the following window.
TCCCTATTGCTTGATTTCTAATAAATCAAATTCTCTGTATCCCTCAACCTATAACGTTTCTCAATCTACACTAAGCCTATTCCCGAAACCTGTTGAACCTCTCCAAACGATCCAAAATCCAACCTTCGTCTTTATCCTCACTCTCGATCATCAAACGCGAATTCATCTCTCCCTAGGTCCTCCAAAGCGGCAGACCACAACGCCCTAGCTTTCAAAACATAAGTCTTTGCTTCGACACCTTTCCCTTCCAGAGATCTCCCCCTCCGAGCAGAGAAGCGACCCTATCGTATCTCTGGACATAGCCGCTGAAATCGAGCGTGAGGTAATTCCTGCGATACTCCAGCCCACCCCGGAGAATTATCGTATATTCGACCTCCAGTCCAAAGAGATAAGACGGCTCGACTATCTCTTCGGCGCCGTGCATAAGAGTATTGGGCCTCAACCCACAACCAATAAAGAGAACCAGACCGTCTCTTTCAACGAGCTTTATAAATGACGAATTAAAGGCAGTCAGGAGTGCGATCCATATGATGATCTGCCGTAAGCTCATCTGCCAGAGGGGCCATGGCGTAGACAGAATGCGTAGCATGAACGCTTCTCACCACCCCGTGACTTCTTCTGAAAGCCTCCGAGATCGCGCCCACATTCGACGGCGTCTTCTCATGATCGGAAATCTGGCTGAGCCGCGTAACAGACCTGAACGATAGCGCGAGCATCATAACAGTAATCCCTCTTTTTGAAGACTCTTCAAAGCCTCGACCACAGACTCTGCCCCGCCCTGCACAAAGCTCATCGAAGAAAGCGAAGAATGGATAAGGACTAACTTATAATCGCCTATCAAATGGACAATCGAATCCTCAATCTTCCCCTGCTCATCAAACATCTCTTCTATCTTCTTAACGCCCTTAAGAGCCGTGGTGGGTTGTGCGTTGTGGGCTGTCGGTAAGAGCCGAGAAAGAACATCGAGAGTTCGCTTCGCCCACGAGAGGACGAGAACTCCTCTCTCCTGTTTCTCGTACTCTCTCCTCATCTCGTACTCTCGATGCTCTTCTTTGAAACAGTAACACTCCGTCACTTCGTGGCCCTCCTCCCTCAAGGGAGGACCTAAGATCATCATCCAAAGAGCTTGATAGGTCTTGAAGCTCTCGCTCTGCTCGGACCGGAGAACGGTGAACCGATAACGGATAACCTTTCTTATTCAACTTGCAACTTGTCACTTGCAACTGTTTCAAAGATCGAGATTCTGACCAGAAGCGTGTCAGAATGACGAAAAGCAAGAAAAGACAGTCATCCCGTAGAGCCTGCCCTGAAATGCTCCTGTTCAGGGATTCTGTTTCAGGCAACTATTAAGATCTCCCATGCGGATCTGCCTTCTCTTTGCTATTCATAGTTTCGAATGGTTTCTCTCGAAGCAAAGCTTCATCTCAAACTCAAAGCGACTTCTCGTTCTCTCGTTCTGGTCTCGCTTCGTCGGAGAACCGATAACGGATAACCGTTCCTGCAACTTGCAGAGCCTACAAGTCTAAGATGCTATAATATTCGTGAGGTGTTGACGATGGATTACAAGGACTTCATTCATTCAGATTCAAGAATAATGCTTGGCAAACCAGTAATCAAGGGAACAAGGATAACTGTCGAGCACATACTTTCAGAACTTACGGCCGGAATGGAGATTTCTGAAATCGTTGAAGCGCATCCTTCATTAGACAAAGAGAAGGTCAGGGCAGCAATCGCTTATGCTCTTGATGTATTACGCAACGAGGACGTGTACTCTCTTGCCGAAAAGAAGTGAAACGCTTTCCTTACTCGCTGATGAGAACATCGATCAAAGGTTAGTATCTAGCCTAAGGCTAGCCGGTATCTCTGTGTACTCAGTAGCAGAATCGGCTACAGGAATCACAGATGAGGAAGTTATGGGACTCTCAAAAGATTTAGGCGCGTTGATCTTGACAGATGACAAAGACTTTGGGGAGATAGTGTTCAGAAAACAGAGGAGTTGTCCTGGCATTGTTCTCCTTAGACTTACTGGTGTGGATTATTCCTGCAAAGCAGACCAGGTAATACAAGTTATAAAAAAGTATGGTAGTGAAATGATCGGCAAATTCGTTGTGATAACTGCAGAAAGAGTCAGGATACGGAAGTTCTTGCCCGGAGCAAAATAAGTCCGTCATAGTACTATCCTTACTCTTGAGTGTCCCGCTTTCAAGGCCTTCTACTTTGAGCATTCGCGCACCGTATACTGCCAGCTCTTAACGAACAACATCTAAAGCTCAACGAAGAATTACATTGCTCAAATAGAAATGATGGGGTCTCCTTTTTTATGCTACTTGCACCTTTAGTTCCGACCTCAGAACCAGTTCTGATATCAGAACACTTTCAGTACGCATCAAAAAACCCTCGAAACCCCTAGAGAGTGCTGCGTTGCGCGTAGGAGCGAGCAAATGCATTCAAAGTTGATTGTGAATAGCAAAAAAGAGGGACTGACAAGTCCTCAAATGAATGTGCCCACAAACAGCGGCTTCTCGCTGGACGCTGACCGCTGTAAGCGAAAATAGGGATAGACGGGCTCCTGACGTCTGTACCGTTTTTCGCGTCCTCTCGCCTTCTCTTCCTCTCTCCTCTTCCCGCTCTTTCAGCTCTTGCCAGACCCTAGACCCCATACCCCAGACCTGGTTCGTACCAAGAACTTGGACGCGAAGCGTCGGAACGAAGAACTGCTCTTCTCCCGCTCTTCCCAAGG
Protein-coding sequences here:
- a CDS encoding AAC(3) family N-acetyltransferase, translated to MLRILSTPWPLWQMSLRQIIIWIALLTAFNSSFIKLVERDGLVLFIGCGLRPNTLMHGAEEIVEPSYLFGLEVEYTIILRGGLEYRRNYLTLDFSGYVQRYDRVASLLGGGDLWKGKVSKQRLMF
- a CDS encoding DUF433 domain-containing protein, yielding MDYKDFIHSDSRIMLGKPVIKGTRITVEHILSELTAGMEISEIVEAHPSLDKEKVRAAIAYALDVLRNEDVYSLAEKK
- a CDS encoding DUF5615 family PIN-like protein; the protein is MYYATRTCTLLPKRSETLSLLADENIDQRLVSSLRLAGISVYSVAESATGITDEEVMGLSKDLGALILTDDKDFGEIVFRKQRSCPGIVLLRLTGVDYSCKADQVIQVIKKYGSEMIGKFVVITAERVRIRKFLPGAK